The window AAACAGTGGACATTCCACTCTTTTTACAACGATGTTCAAAAATTAGGAACGTTTTTTAAAGCAAAAGGAATCCAAAAAGGTGACCATGTTCTGGTGCATTTGGAGCAAAAAAGTCAGCATCTTTTAGCGTATATGGCACTTTTACATATGGGTGCAATTTGTGTGCATATCTATCCTGAGCGGGAAAATGAGTACATTGTCTTTGCCGCAAAACATTGCGATGCCAAAGCCATTATCAGCACTACCTTTAAAGAGCCGTTAGACATTTGTATGGTTATCAATAAACTAGAATACCAAGAGTGTAAACCTTTACATGTAAAGAGTGGAGATAGATCTGAAGTTGCTTATATCATGTTCACCAGTGGTACAACCTCGACACCCAAAGCGGTGCAAACAACCCAAGAGAACATTCTTTTTGTAACGCAAACACTTATTGATGTTGCGCAGATGCGAGAACAAAAGGAGAAAGAGGTCATCTTTATGCCTTTAGGTTCCACAGGAGGTTTGGGACATTTTCACGCGTGTTTGATGTTGGGAAATTCCATACGTCTTTTACCAGGGTTTTATGCGCAAATGAACGATGAGAGTTTTGAGGTGTTGTTTGATGTGATTGAGCGCGAAAATATTACGGGTATCTTGCTCACTCCAGGTATTATCATGAAAATTTTAAAAGAGTATAAAACGAGATTTACTGCCGTTGGGCAGAAGCTTCACTACACCCTCGCCAATGTAACACCGATGCGAAGAGAGGTCATCATGGAGCTTTTAGCCATGCTTCCCAATCTTCGTTTTTGTACCTACTATGGCTCCACCGAAGCGAGTCGTTGCATCCTCAATGTATGCAGAGATAATGCTGGATATGAGCATTTAACAGGTCGACCCGCTCTTGGCGTTGCGATTAAAATTGACAATCCCAATCTGCATGGCGAAGGTGAAATTCTCATCAAAGGACCCAATGTGATGAAAGGGTACCTTGGAAGAGGAGATGATGGATTTAGTGATGGATGGTTTCGAAGTGGCGATGTGGGGAAAGTGCATGAGAATGGCTTGATTCAAGTTCTTGGGCGCATCAAAGATACCATCAGCATTGATGGGTTGAAAATCTTCCCAACCGAACTGGAAAACATTGTTCTCACGCACGCTGGCATCAAAGATGTGGGAGTCTGCTCACTTGAAGATGAAATGTCTTACCATCAAATAGGGCTAGTGGTAGTACCTCATACAACGTCCGATAAAAAACAGCTAACCCAAGAGATATACCAACTGCTCAAAACCAAATACAAAGTGGATGAAACGCCCTTGTACAGTTACAAAATACCCAAAAAAATCTATTTTGAAGAGAAAATCCCACGAACAGACTTGGGCAAAGTCAAACGCGATGATTTAGCAAAGCTTTTAGACAAAAACGATAAAC is drawn from Sulfurospirillum arsenophilum NBRC 109478 and contains these coding sequences:
- a CDS encoding class I adenylate-forming enzyme family protein, coding for MPSIIDYVQKWAQQSPDTLFIEEDGKQWTFHSFYNDVQKLGTFFKAKGIQKGDHVLVHLEQKSQHLLAYMALLHMGAICVHIYPERENEYIVFAAKHCDAKAIISTTFKEPLDICMVINKLEYQECKPLHVKSGDRSEVAYIMFTSGTTSTPKAVQTTQENILFVTQTLIDVAQMREQKEKEVIFMPLGSTGGLGHFHACLMLGNSIRLLPGFYAQMNDESFEVLFDVIERENITGILLTPGIIMKILKEYKTRFTAVGQKLHYTLANVTPMRREVIMELLAMLPNLRFCTYYGSTEASRCILNVCRDNAGYEHLTGRPALGVAIKIDNPNLHGEGEILIKGPNVMKGYLGRGDDGFSDGWFRSGDVGKVHENGLIQVLGRIKDTISIDGLKIFPTELENIVLTHAGIKDVGVCSLEDEMSYHQIGLVVVPHTTSDKKQLTQEIYQLLKTKYKVDETPLYSYKIPKKIYFEEKIPRTDLGKVKRDDLAKLLDKNDKPYFITLEE